The Pseudoalteromonas translucida KMM 520 genome segment CCGAGTGATCCCTGGTCTTAACGACTCACATTTGCATGTAGTGCGTGGCGGACGCTTTTATAACCTCGAAACCCGCTGGGAAGGTATTGACTCTTTAGCCACTGGCCTGGAGATGATAAAGCAAAATGCAAAAGTAACTCCTAAAGGTCAATGGGTGCGTGTTATTGGTGGCTGGAGCCCATACCAATTTAAAGAAAAGCGCTTACCAACCTCAGCTGAGTTAACCGAAGCGGCACCTGATACACCAGTATTTGTTTTGCATTTGTACTCAGGCGGTGTATTGAATAAAAAAGCATTGCAAGTATTAGGTATAACTAAAAATACCGTCCCCCCTAAAGGCAGTTACTATGAAAAAGATGCCAACGGTGAATTAACTGGGCGCTTAGTAGCTGATCCTAACCCAATGATTTTATATAAAACAATTGCTGCACTACCGCAATTATCAGCCGAAGAGCAACTAAATTCTAGTAAACAATACTACAACAAGCTATTAAGCTTAGGCGTAACAAGTGTTATTGATGCAGGCGGCGGTGGCCACACTTTTCCTGAAAACTATCAAGCATCAACAGCCTTAGCGGTAACTGGTGAACTACCTATCCGCGTGTCTAATTATTTATTTCCACAAACACCTGGTGAAGAAATTCAAAGTTTTACGCAATGGATGAGCAGCTACAACGCCAACCAAGATCTACACTCACACATGGACAATGGTTATGTGATTGAAGGCGGTGGCGAGTTACTTGCTTGGAGCGCCTCTGATTATGAAAACTTCACATCAGGACGCCCTGATCTTGCCGCAGACGCTGAAGATGAACTTGAAAAAGTAGTGCGTTTACACCTACTACAAGGTTGGCCATTTAGAATACACGCTACCTACGATCAATCTATTGAGCGTATGTTAACTGTATTTGAAGAAATCAATAAAACACAACCCTTCAACAAAGTGCGTTGGATTATTGACCATGCCGAAACAGTGTCAGATAAAAATCTAGCGCGGATTAAAAAATTAGGCGGTGCTATTGCTGTGCAAGGCCGTATGGCATTTGCAGGGGAAGATTTTGCCAAGCGTTATGGTAAACAGCAAACTAAACGCACACCACCCATTAAAAAAATGCTCGCTATGGACATACCGGTAGGCTTTGGTACTGACGGTACCCGCGTTGCTAGCTTTAACCCATGGGCCACTTATTATTGGGCGGTATCGGGTAAAACTGTAGGCGGTTATACCCTATACGATAAAACCAATACCCTAGATAGGCTAACTGCATTACAGGTATTCACCCAAGGTAGTGCGTATTTTTCAGGCGAAGAAATGTTAAAAGGTCAAATTGAGCCTGGCATGTACGCAGATTTTGCTATTTTAAATCAAGATATTTTAACGGTGGCTGAGAGCAAACTATTAAAAACGCAAGCAGAGTTAACCGTTGTAGATGGTAAAGTGCAGTATGCAGCAAAACAAAGCTTTCCTAAACTGCACAAACCACTTCAAAAAGCATTGCCTGCATGGTCACCAGTCAATCAATAAACTGAGTATTTATATTAAGCTATTAAAATATAATCATTTTAGAAGTAGATAACGCACTAAGTTAAAAAGGGTTTGCATTGGCAAACCCTTTTTTAATGGCTAAATTTGAGTAATTAATAAGATAAAATTTATATCGTTAATTTACTAAACGCTCATATAAACCAGATGCTCTAGACACACTTTTATTCATTGCCAGTAACAATACTTTTTTATCTGCCACCAGCTCAAAGGTATTTTTAGCACGCGTTATGCCGGTATACACTAACTGCCTATTTATCCCCATGCGGGCTTGTTTTAGCGGCGGTAACACCATGGCGGTGTAGCTAAACTCTGATCCCTGTGATTTATGTATAGTCATTACATATACTTTGTCGTGCGCAGGTAAGCGTGCTGGCGAAAACGCCCGTTGATTCCCCTGCTCGCCTATAAATAGTGCTTTAAGCTGGCCGCTTTCATCGGGCATTAAAATACCAATATCGCCATTAAACAACTTAAGCTGATAATCATTTTGGCTTACCATTATTGGCATACCGGTATAATGGCGCTGATTCGGGCTTAGGGTAATAAGCCCTTGTTGTTGTAAAACGCGCTCAATACGCTGATTTAAACTATTAACCCCGTAATCACCTTCACGTACTGCGGCCAGTAACTGGTAACTTGCAAAGGCTTTGTGCACCTCTGCAACGCTTGCACCTTGAGCAATTAAACTAAGATAATGTGTGTATTTACTTGCAGCGCTTTTAACCAATTTTTCGATAGGTTTAGCTATAAAGTCGTAATCTAAAATCACATCTTTAAAGCGCCCCTCAACACTTTCTTGCTCAACGTAATTTAAAATACCTGTGTTATTGGTATTTACCGCTAACGCAAGTTGGCCAATACCACTTTGTGCATCAAAGCGGTAGCTGTGTTGTAAAAATGCAATGCAATCGGCAAGTTTAAACGCGCTATTACCTTGCGCCATTAATTTAGCCTCGCCGTTAAAGCATAAATTATTTAGCTCATCGCATCGTGCCGGTGAATAACCAGGTGTTTGCCCCAGTACTAGCCCTTGGCATAAGTCACTCATTACGCTGCCGGTGTCTACCGAGGCCAGCTGATCTTTATCACCTAAGAGTATTAACCGTGCATGTGCAGGTAATGCCTCAATTAGTTTTGCCATCAGCGATAAGTCGACCATTGAGGCTTCATCTATAATTAACACATCTAAATGCAGTGGATTCGCTTTATTGTGCCTAAACTTATTGGTAAAGGGTCTTACCCCTAATAATCGGTGAATAGTTTGTGCACTTTCGGGGATTAACATTTTAATATCAGCGGGTATATTAGTGAGCTTATCTTTAGCGCCTAAAATTGATTCGCTTAAGCGCGCTGCGGCTTTACCTGTGGGTGCCACCAGCTTAATACTCAGTGGAGCAGTTTTATAAAGCGACTGTAAAATGGCGAGCAACTTAGTCACTGTGGTCGTTTTACCAGTACCTGGGCCGCCAGTAATAACGCTAAAACCTTTGGTGGCTGCAATAGCACAGGCTACTTTTTGCCAATCGGTGGTAATGGTTGCATCGGGTGTAAAATACTCATTAAGTAGCGCAGCTAATAACTCATTATTTATATTAAGTGTACGCTCGCTCATTGTTAGTAAACGGCTCGCTAATGTTTGCTCATATCCAGCAAGGCGCGCAAAGTAAAGGCGTTGATTAAACAGTTGCAGTGGTTTGTTGTCTCCAACGCTTGTATGGTTTTGTAAATAGCTAAGTACCTGCTCATAATTAAACCCTTCACTAAACGGGCTTAGCTTATCTGGCACGCTCTCCTGTGCTTTAATAAAGTCGCTGCGGCGTAAATTAAAAGGGTTACTCCAATCAACCTCGCTTAAGGTTAAACAACTATGCTGGCTTTGCTGCGATAAACACAGTAATAGCACCAGATAAAACATTTCATTGTGCGTGTTTTCGCTATTACTTTTACTGAGCATTTCAGCTAGCTTTACATCCACAATGCGAATGCGGTTTTCGCTAAGTAAATAGGTAAGTAAAGGCACTGCTGTGCTTAAAGTAGGGCTTTGCTCATTTAGCTCAAGCTCCTGCTCTACCCCTTGATCAAATTCTTGATCAAAAAGGCCCGGTTGATTATTTAATTCACTCATAACATGGCTCCTTGGCTAAACAAACTATCTAAAATAGTCACTTGCTCAGTGGTAAGCTTTTTAAAGTACACACCTTGCCCAGCTGGCATGCCACGTAAAAAGGTGTAATACACACCGCCTAAATGAGTTTCAGCTGAGTAATCAGCTATACGCTGTTTTAGCAAACGATGCAGCGCTACGGTGTAAATTAAATACTGTAAATGATACTGGTGGCTACTCATGGCTTGCTCAAGCATATCGTGCTCGTAGTCAGCAGCGTTACTACCTAGGTAATTAGATTTATAATCTAAAATATAATATTTACCTTGGTAGCAAAATATTAAATCGATAAAACCTTTTAACAGCCCTTTTACGTGGCTAAATTCGAGCTTACTGTGCTCAAAACCAAAATGCTTTATAAGAATTTCATTAAGCTGCGGCGCACTTAAGCTTTTAAGCGGTAAGTTAAACTCCATTTCTACTAGGCAATCGCTTGGCGCTAGTTGGCTTAAGCTCAGGCCATTACTGTTAACTAAAGAGCTGTTACCTGAGATATTATTACCTGAGGTACTATTACCTGAGGCATCAGTATTAACATTGCTATCGCCATTAAGCGGGCAAGCAAGAACGTCTAATATCCACTGCTGAGTAATATCTTGCCAGTGTTCACTAATATGGTACTTCTCTAGGCTGCGTTTAATAACGTCTGCTAAATTATGCTCTTTACTAACTGGGTGCTCTATTGGGCTAGTAAAATCTATTTGCTCAAAAATTTCGTGTAAACAACTCCCCGGTTTTGCCCCTTTCGGAAAGCTATACACAGAAGGGGCTTCGTCTTCTTGTACGGCAAATTCATCTTTTTCATGATCCTCATCACTGCGCCCAGGCGCTAGGTGGTCGATATGCTTTTTAAAGCTCAGCGCACTAAAGCTAGTTGCTCGCCAATTACGCTCAATACTGGCTGTTACATTATTTATACTCAATATTTGCTGAGCATCAGCGCTATTATTAAAATCTAAAGTACCTTGAGCTAATAAATCCTCTGAGGTGAATTGCTGATAATCCATACCAGTATGCTCGCTGCAAAAATCGGCTAAATGGTTACGCCAAATTTGACTGCTCGTAATTTCAAGCCCTGCAAATAACACATGCCCCAGGGCACTGCTTTGTATCGCCAAACGACTACTTTGCCCTTGCCCAATGTTATACATACCAATAGCACAAAAGTGTACCGCGCGAGTGAGTGCTACATACAGTAAGCGTAAATCTTCGGCAAGGCGCTCTTGCTCTGCTTTTTGCAGTGCGTCATCCCCTTTACTTAAATCGTAAATTAGTGTGCCATTATTATGATACAGCGCTTCTTTCGTTTCACGATAGCCACTAGCAAAGGGCATAAATACCAGCGGATACTCAAGCCCTTTTGAGGCGTGCATAGTCACTATTTTAACTAAATTAGCGTCGCTCTCTAGGCGTACTTGCACTGTTTCGCCATCTTGCTGGCTTACCTTTTGTGCAAACCAGCGCAGTAAACGCAATGTGCCCTCAAGCTCAATTTGTTTTTGCTGTAGTATTTCGCCAAGGTGCCTAAAGTCGGTAAGCCAACGCTCAACGTTGTAGCCTAGGCCTTGCCATTTAGCACTAAGTTGATTGTGGCTCATTAAGCGCTCAAGCATTGCCATAGCGCCTTGCTTGTTCCAAATATGGCTAAGCTGCGCAAAAAAGTTTAAGTGCTCTTGCCATTGTGCCTCGTCATCTGCCAGTGCATATATTTCGTTATAGCTTAAACAAAATAACGGCCCTGCTAACACGCCACGTAATAGCGACTCATCATACTGGCCATGCAACGCAGTTAAAAAATTAAGTAGGTGGTGGCTAAGCTCTTGGTTAAACACACTCTCGCGCGATAAATACACGCTGGCAATTTTAGCGTTGCTCAAGGCCTTTTTGATTATTTGCGCTTCAACACGGTCGCGCACTAATATACAAATATCTGCAGCGCTTACTGGCTTTTCACCAATACAAGCACGCCCTTGCTCGGCTTGCGTTAGTAAAGTGACTATTTTATTGGCAAAAAAGGTGGCTAAGTGCTGCTGCCCAATGGCTTTGCCCGTCGGCTTGTTTTTTTCATCTGCGGCGGTGTCGCTAAATACACAAAATTCAAACGCAGTAGCTGGTTGTCCGTCAATCAAAAACGACTCGTCTGCTTTTTTACCTTTAGCTGCTACTGCATTAAACGGTATGGCATCGTTATAAATAAAACTGTTAGCGTGCTTACCAAATAAGCTGTTTACGCTGCTTACTACATCGCTGCTAGAGCGAAAGT includes the following:
- a CDS encoding amidohydrolase, translating into MIPGLNDSHLHVVRGGRFYNLETRWEGIDSLATGLEMIKQNAKVTPKGQWVRVIGGWSPYQFKEKRLPTSAELTEAAPDTPVFVLHLYSGGVLNKKALQVLGITKNTVPPKGSYYEKDANGELTGRLVADPNPMILYKTIAALPQLSAEEQLNSSKQYYNKLLSLGVTSVIDAGGGGHTFPENYQASTALAVTGELPIRVSNYLFPQTPGEEIQSFTQWMSSYNANQDLHSHMDNGYVIEGGGELLAWSASDYENFTSGRPDLAADAEDELEKVVRLHLLQGWPFRIHATYDQSIERMLTVFEEINKTQPFNKVRWIIDHAETVSDKNLARIKKLGGAIAVQGRMAFAGEDFAKRYGKQQTKRTPPIKKMLAMDIPVGFGTDGTRVASFNPWATYYWAVSGKTVGGYTLYDKTNTLDRLTALQVFTQGSAYFSGEEMLKGQIEPGMYADFAILNQDILTVAESKLLKTQAELTVVDGKVQYAAKQSFPKLHKPLQKALPAWSPVNQ
- the recD gene encoding exodeoxyribonuclease V subunit alpha, producing MSELNNQPGLFDQEFDQGVEQELELNEQSPTLSTAVPLLTYLLSENRIRIVDVKLAEMLSKSNSENTHNEMFYLVLLLCLSQQSQHSCLTLSEVDWSNPFNLRRSDFIKAQESVPDKLSPFSEGFNYEQVLSYLQNHTSVGDNKPLQLFNQRLYFARLAGYEQTLASRLLTMSERTLNINNELLAALLNEYFTPDATITTDWQKVACAIAATKGFSVITGGPGTGKTTTVTKLLAILQSLYKTAPLSIKLVAPTGKAAARLSESILGAKDKLTNIPADIKMLIPESAQTIHRLLGVRPFTNKFRHNKANPLHLDVLIIDEASMVDLSLMAKLIEALPAHARLILLGDKDQLASVDTGSVMSDLCQGLVLGQTPGYSPARCDELNNLCFNGEAKLMAQGNSAFKLADCIAFLQHSYRFDAQSGIGQLALAVNTNNTGILNYVEQESVEGRFKDVILDYDFIAKPIEKLVKSAASKYTHYLSLIAQGASVAEVHKAFASYQLLAAVREGDYGVNSLNQRIERVLQQQGLITLSPNQRHYTGMPIMVSQNDYQLKLFNGDIGILMPDESGQLKALFIGEQGNQRAFSPARLPAHDKVYVMTIHKSQGSEFSYTAMVLPPLKQARMGINRQLVYTGITRAKNTFELVADKKVLLLAMNKSVSRASGLYERLVN
- the recB gene encoding exodeoxyribonuclease V subunit beta, producing MQALNPLTMPLTGQSLIEASAGTGKTYTITGLYLRYLLGMQIAYDANSLLNKPLSVEQILVVTFTDAATQEIKDRVRNRIITARDALLGQDPKDELIAGVIAAVDDKHRAFDLLDAAAKSMDEAAIFTIHGFCQRMLKQHAFESGVAFNLEFILDERDILLETIKDFWRAFVYPLNKEKTDAILGVFAAPEALFGKVSSILNKANAQITPQVNLDDVWQARDEYISRIPAFKKAVLEQEFIAAIKSSGLSGSKTPGRKGSLAALEAFCLGGDLFFEFGTSKYSFEIWSSENLSDISNYKKNQPLFTHSLLSQFDELAALNNTINQGLAIAVVQHAAKWVKAAVIKRKQEQSVITPDDLLSNLHSALNNEQGNVLAQKIAQLFPVAMIDEFQDTDPIQYGIFSKIYQQEHTTLAMIGDPKQAIYGFRGADIFTYIGAKEAVQKQQQFTLGTNFRSSSDVVSSVNSLFGKHANSFIYNDAIPFNAVAAKGKKADESFLIDGQPATAFEFCVFSDTAADEKNKPTGKAIGQQHLATFFANKIVTLLTQAEQGRACIGEKPVSAADICILVRDRVEAQIIKKALSNAKIASVYLSRESVFNQELSHHLLNFLTALHGQYDESLLRGVLAGPLFCLSYNEIYALADDEAQWQEHLNFFAQLSHIWNKQGAMAMLERLMSHNQLSAKWQGLGYNVERWLTDFRHLGEILQQKQIELEGTLRLLRWFAQKVSQQDGETVQVRLESDANLVKIVTMHASKGLEYPLVFMPFASGYRETKEALYHNNGTLIYDLSKGDDALQKAEQERLAEDLRLLYVALTRAVHFCAIGMYNIGQGQSSRLAIQSSALGHVLFAGLEITSSQIWRNHLADFCSEHTGMDYQQFTSEDLLAQGTLDFNNSADAQQILSINNVTASIERNWRATSFSALSFKKHIDHLAPGRSDEDHEKDEFAVQEDEAPSVYSFPKGAKPGSCLHEIFEQIDFTSPIEHPVSKEHNLADVIKRSLEKYHISEHWQDITQQWILDVLACPLNGDSNVNTDASGNSTSGNNISGNSSLVNSNGLSLSQLAPSDCLVEMEFNLPLKSLSAPQLNEILIKHFGFEHSKLEFSHVKGLLKGFIDLIFCYQGKYYILDYKSNYLGSNAADYEHDMLEQAMSSHQYHLQYLIYTVALHRLLKQRIADYSAETHLGGVYYTFLRGMPAGQGVYFKKLTTEQVTILDSLFSQGAML